Part of the Vigna unguiculata cultivar IT97K-499-35 chromosome 3, ASM411807v1, whole genome shotgun sequence genome, TGAGACTAAATCGTAAGGTGACTAGAATTGGAGTTGAAATTAAAGAAGATTTTTGACTAATCTGTTGGCGTTATTAATTTTGAGAATTGAGTGGGGTGTGTTGGATCTGGGTCGTAAGTTAGCTGGGATCCCAAAATTTACAGCATCGACATGATTTCGTTGGTGACAGAAAACAAAGCGAATGCGAAAATGGCATCGATGATTTGACGCACCATCTTAAGATTTGTTTGTATTACACACACCACACACTTTTTCTTCATAaagagctgacacgtgacactaggGAACTCCATAACCAGATAAGCATTTCCAATAAAAGTTAGGGTACAATTACATGAATCTGATTATACAAGTACGCAACTTTGAAACAAgactttatcataaaaaaatgtgcATAATGAAAAGAAGGCAAGAGAACATGCACGCACCTCATTCCCCAATTGCCTTGTCCTTTTAATTTCCTTCTCGTTGGTGTCATACTCTCTCTCATCATAATTTTAGTTGCTTGCCATAACTTGGCATTTTTGAAGTTATTGTTTGGCACCATGGAAGCAAAACCCCACTGCGTAGTAGTGCGCCACGCATGAGTGACACCAAGCAAAATATACAACAAGATAAGATCTTCAAGATGAGGTGTCACAAAAATCTCACTTCCACTGCTTTCAGATAGCTCCAATTCTTACATTCTTAAAAGAATTTGAAAGTTCAGAGGGCAATGTGCATGTAATGCCAAAAAATTCCAAAGTACTTCACATCGTCCTTTGTCTAAGTCTGAAATGAGACCCACAAAGCTAATAACAGCACATGCAAACATACAAAACAAAAGCCATTGGTGGTGTCACCAGTTTTGCACATTTTTTCTTGATTAGACCCAATAATGACACCTTCAATTAAGAATCGGGtacatttgaaaacaaaaaggagaaaaagcTACAAACAAACCcaataaaattcatttcttatttCCAATTTCAATCTCATTTGATTTGCCTTTCACAATCCCTTCCTTTTCTGTGAAGGAAAGGCCCTGACCGTCAAGTACCGCTTGTCCCTATTAGGCCACTCTAGTACAATTTCCCATCTATAATAATGGCAGCGTAAAAATTTAGAATagtatgaaaatttataaataattaattatgagtaaaaataaGAGGTGGAAAGATGAATGCTTTATAACTTTCTTAACCATACATAATAAACAGGAAAacggtatttttattattaacactttatttatattttgcctctacaaactacaaaaaaaatagatacattaaaaaaatagactTAAAATCTGGCATCCTCGAAGCCATGTAAGTCACTAACTCTGTTCATGGACTTTCTCATAATAGCCACTTTAGCCAGTTTCTCGGCTACTCTCCAAGCCGACATCGGCGTGAGCGGCTCTCCTTTTTCCTCGAGCAAACTGCTATCGATTCTTAACTTTTGGCTCCTCAAATCGGCTTGTTCGGCTTCAAGCCAGCTCAAACACTCATCGTCTTGTTTGCGGCTCAGAGAGGCTCGAGCTGATGATATCAAATGAAGCGCGCCTGACACATCATTGCGAGCCAACAACCGTCTCGACTCGGCTACTGCACGAGCGCTGAGGTGGCAACGCCTCAACCGCTCGATCCTGGGATCGCACGATCGAACAGTGTGGGGTCGCGGAACGATTAGCTCACGCTCCTTGGAATTAACAAGCTCTTGAGTGAAGGGGTCAAGGTGGGAGCACCGTACGGATATAAAACGGTGGTGGGACCCACGAGAAGCTGTGCCAGCTGGCACTTTTAACTCCACCAGCAGTTCTCTCTCTTCCGCCGCGTATAGATCGCCGAGGGCGACTGAATCCGGCGAGAAAGCATCGGTGCAACCCTTGGCCACAGAGTATACGGCAGCGATCTCCGCCGGGGCCGAGCGAGGAGCTAGTTTTAATTCAAGTTTGAAGTCCTCTGCCACCACGCTCAACAAATTCCCCACGCGTGTAGCGAAATCGGAGTCATGCTGCGAGTCGTCACACGCGCCATCGTGAGAGTATTTGAGGGAACGCACCGCGAAGCGCGTGGTGGATAACCGCTGATCCTCGTGGCCGTTTGTGAGGAGAATAATTTTGGCAACGGTGTTCTTCTGGCGTCGATCTTCCAGAACCTTCGCCGCTTTCTTCAGCGCGTCGTTTCTAGCCGGTGTTCCGTCGCGCTGGAGCTCGACGGCTGCAAGCGCATCGACGACTCGCCGCGCCGCCGTCTGACCGCGGCCTGTCATCCTCCGCAGCGGAAACAGCCTTTTCGAGGCACCAGAGAATGCGACGATGGAGAGACGGTCGGCAGAGCCAAGCGAGGAGATCACAACTTCCATCGAACGTTTCAGCATCCGAAGCTCTTTACCGGAGACAGTGTTTCCGACGTCGAGCACAGTGACAAGGTCCACAGGCGGTCGACTAGCCGCCGCTTTGCGCGGCGTGGCCATCACCTTGAACAGCGCAACATATGTCTCGGAGCTCCGATTGGATGCCACAATCGCAGCCTCTGGAGCGAAGCTGGCGTCGATGTTTCTGGTTTTGAGCGATGAGGAGACATGAAAGCTTTCTGGTTCATGGTTTtgttcttcctcctcctcctcttcttcttcttcttcgttctCGTTGGATTCAGGTATGGGCTTGAAACGCGAGAGCGAAGTTGGCGACATGAGTGGCTCGTCGTCGCTGTAGTTGTTTATCTTAAACGACTTAGTCGTTTTGGTGTGGTGTGGTTTGTTTTCATCTGCGGTTTGAAGTTGGTTCCAGTTAGCGTTGCAGACGGGGCAGGTGTGGATTCGGTGTTTTTTGACGTGAGCTGCTATGCATGGGAAGTGAAAGACGTGAGAGCACTCTGCAGTGAAAATTGCCTTTCCTTGGCCGGTTTTCACGGTCTGCGTGCAGATTCCGCATGAGCTCTGCACAGAGAAATTAGAAGAAAGGGTTAGAAGAAAATTGAGAATGAATAAAGAGCGTAGAGTAAAGTGTGGGTTGATTAATTACTTTGGATAAGCGTAAGGGTCTCGGGGAAGAGGGAGTGAAGAGGTGAAACGGCGTGGGAGAGGGTGTTGTAgcgttgttgttgttgttgttgttgcattGGTGCTTGGAGAGTGGTGAATTGGTTCGGCAACGGAGGGTGGGGCGAGACTCTGAGTGTGGAATTGACGAGGGAGTGGAGAAGAGTGAGAAAGTGGAAGTGATTTTGGGAGTTGGATGGGCGTTCTCGTAATCACAACTGTTTTCTGGTAATGGGTTGGTGTTTTCGGGCATTTTGTTGGATGTGCAAAACGTCCTTCTCCATCCAGAAACCATGACTCTCTGGATTTTGATGCTTTTGTTTTATGGAAGGGTTGAAACGGAGAATGGCTTTAGCACTCCAAAGTGGCTGATAGAAAGGTAAGAGAAAAGGAAATGGCAATGGACTAGACACAGGAGGATACCACTCTTTAACCTTCCTCTTGTCTTCCTTTCTTCCCCACCaatctatttataaataaatatttctctttttctttaccCTTTTCATGTCAATTTCCACTTTCAAAAATATCATccatttctttttagttttctttttttgcttaTCTATATACCACAATACCtcaatttatttaatcatttctttctgttgaaaatgtataatagaatctatttttttcttttcttgatctATTTTTAATTGGGGTTGTTGATGGCAGGTTTTCACATGGATTAATAAATctgaaaaatacataaataaaaaatagtctaTATTTCAACTCTAAATTTAAATCAGAAGTGGTAGTGATTGAAAAAGAGAACAAACACTAACACTTAATAGTATTTTTGCTAGTTACTTAAGCTTGGTTTGCATTGGCGAGTGGTATTAAGAGAATCATGATTTTTACTaacacaaattatataattcttgtgcataaaattttaattgtgaaaTCTTAGGTTATAATAATATAAGGACAGAAAACACTTTACTATGTGTATGTTGAAGTGAGTTAGATTCTACTCACACAATCTCATAGTAAGTGCCTTctagttataataataactatactTTGAAAGCATGATTTTCTTTCAAgtccataaaaatattttgcaaagagaatttaaaaacaataaaatcgCCACCAAAGTATACTAATTATCCACTAAAGTAAGAGGGTTGCTTCAGATTTAACTAATGTGGTAACCAAAAAAGTGAagttggatatatatatatatatatatatatatatatatatatatatatatatatatatatatatatatatatatatatgttgattgAAGTCAACACCCCCATCTTGCAATTGTGCATTTTATCCAATTCCATGTTGTGGACACACTGACCCTTATAAAGAACAGTGCATGAGATGAAGAAGGATTCAACAGGTGGCACAAACCTATCTTCTCTGTTTTCTCTGAGAATGCACATGGGTTGCTCTCATTCATCACTTTTCCCTTAATCTCTCTcactttttttcccttttcaaCAAAGCTATAATCCCTCTCAccaatttcttttattctttttaattttcaaactttataaataatttgcaCCCAAGTTTCAATGGCCTTTATTGTGGTGCAATATTGATTGACGAATCGAGTATCCAACTTTGACATCTGGTATATATGTTCTTAATTTATGCAGTGATCATTCAATTAATGCTTAAAGTTTAGTTATGGTTGCAAAATTTTCAAGCTGAATATATACATTAAAAGTGAATTTAAGGTATAAGATCTCTTTCATACTTTATAACCCTTCTTCCTCAGTGAATTTGGAGCTGAACTCTTCTGAATAATATAGGCTCTTTAACTGGTCAAACTATGTTAGTATTATAAACAGAGATATcttatacatttttgttttaattttgtctgCTGTGTTTCTAAGTGGATAGATGAAAATAGTTTTACCAACCAGTgtctttagaaaaaaataaatataaatttttcttaaaaagttcAGTTAAAGAGCTATTAAAGTTGTCATAAAGtataatagtttttcttttttgtctaaACAGTATCCATATATAAAGCACTACGTAAAAGAATGAATGTTCATGAACAAAGtgaaaaaatctttttaaaactttaaatttatgttagctaatttttacttttgtgataatttttcatcaaagcgaaagaaagaaaagacaaaaatgaGAAGCCATGAAAAGAGATTGATGCACTTCTGCatctattttttctctcttcaatgtctttttgtaaaattaattcgAATAGTGAAATTGAATTTATAGATCCCCTTACAACTCGATCGCTGGATGGGAGACAACCAACCAGTTTCATCAGACGGTGAGTACCGATCGGTGACATTATAAGAACCGATTAAACTCCTAATTAGCTTAAACAATTCACTAGACgagtttaaagaaaataattataaatataggttaaatatattattatttgtacatttaatatatatatatatatatatatatatatatatatatatatatatatatatatatatatttaatattattttgaccaATGTCAGATCTTTACCAAAAATTTTGGAGGGactagaataatataatttttttatcatttgatt contains:
- the LOC114174923 gene encoding E3 ubiquitin-protein ligase WAVH1-like, with product MVSGWRRTFCTSNKMPENTNPLPENSCDYENAHPTPKITSTFSLFSTPSSIPHSESRPTLRCRTNSPLSKHQCNNNNNNNATTPSPTPFHLFTPSSPRPLRLSKSSCGICTQTVKTGQGKAIFTAECSHVFHFPCIAAHVKKHRIHTCPVCNANWNQLQTADENKPHHTKTTKSFKINNYSDDEPLMSPTSLSRFKPIPESNENEEEEEEEEEEEQNHEPESFHVSSSLKTRNIDASFAPEAAIVASNRSSETYVALFKVMATPRKAAASRPPVDLVTVLDVGNTVSGKELRMLKRSMEVVISSLGSADRLSIVAFSGASKRLFPLRRMTGRGQTAARRVVDALAAVELQRDGTPARNDALKKAAKVLEDRRQKNTVAKIILLTNGHEDQRLSTTRFAVRSLKYSHDGACDDSQHDSDFATRVGNLLSVVAEDFKLELKLAPRSAPAEIAAVYSVAKGCTDAFSPDSVALGDLYAAEERELLVELKVPAGTASRGSHHRFISVRCSHLDPFTQELVNSKERELIVPRPHTVRSCDPRIERLRRCHLSARAVAESRRLLARNDVSGALHLISSARASLSRKQDDECLSWLEAEQADLRSQKLRIDSSLLEEKGEPLTPMSAWRVAEKLAKVAIMRKSMNRVSDLHGFEDARF